A region of the Amycolatopsis sp. cg13 genome:
CCGCATCCACGATTTCGACATCAAACCCAAACCGGTCGCCGGTCCCGGGCGGCCGCATCCGGAGGTCTTCCAGGGCGGCAACTCCACCGCGGCACGCAAGCTGGCCGGCAGCGTTTCGGACTGGTATTTCAGCAATGGCAAGGATTTCGCCGGTTTCAGCGAGCAGGTCGACGAGGTGCGCGGGTACGCCGCCGAGAACGACCACGCGGTGCGCTTCGGGCTCAACGGTTTCGTGATCGCCCGCGAAACCGAAGCCGAGGCGCGCGAGGTGCTGCGGGAGATCGTGGCGAAGGCGAACGTGCCCGCCGTCGAAGGATTCCGCTCGGCGGTCGCGCAGGCCGGGAAGTCCACTTCGGACACCAAGGGCATGTGGGCGGATTCGGAGTTCGCGGACCTCGTGCAGTACAACGACGGATTCCGGACCGGATTGATCGGCACCCCGGAACACATCGCGGACCGGGCGATCGAGTACAAAAAGCGCGGCGCGAACCTGTTGCTGCTCGGGTTTTTGCACTATCTGGAGGACGTCGAGCACTTCGGCCGGGCGGTGCTGCCGGTCATCCGGGAGAAGGAGCGAGTGCTGGAACGCGGCGCGGGAGTCCCGGAACCGGCGGGGATCTGACCTCACGCGGAGGCTAGCGTTCGGGCGTGAACGGTGCCCTGTCCCTGGTCCTTCTCGCCGGAACGCTCTGGTTCGCCATGGCGCGCCCGCGCGGCCTCCCCGAAGCGGTCTTCGCGGTCCCCGCCGCCGGTCTCGTCCTCGCGCTCGGCCTGACTTCCCCGCACGAAGCAGGCGAGCGAGTCGTCCAGATGCTGCCGACGATGGGCTTTCTCGCAGCGATCCTGCTGGTCAGCCACCTCGCCGCGGCCGAAGGAGTATTCACCTGGCTAGGCGCCGAACTCGCCGAGATCTGCCGCGGACGGCAACCTCGGCTCCTGCTGCTCACCTTCGCCGCCGCGGCGATCGTCACGGCGGTGCTCAGCCTCGACGCCACCGTCGTCCTGCTGACCCCGGTCGTCCTCGCCACCGCAGCGGAACTGAAACTCACCGCACGCCCGCATGTCTACGCGTGCGCACACCTGGCCAACTCGGCGTCCACGCTCTTTCCGGTCTCGAACCTGACGAACCTGCTCGCCTTCTCCGCGTCCGGCCTGACCTTCGCCGGTTTCACTGCACTGATGGCGTTGCCCTGGCTGGTCACTCTGGCCGTCGAACTCGCCGCGTTCGCCTGGTTCTTCCGGCACGACCTCCGCGAACCGGTCAGCACCCGCCGACCCGAACATCGCGAAGCGCCGGTCTTCACCCTCATCGTGCTGGCGGTGATGCTGGCCGGATTCGCGACCGGACAGCTGGTGCACGTCGAACCGGTCTGGATCGCCGCGCTCACTGCGCTTGTCCTGGCCGTTAAAGCCTTGGCAGAGCGGAAGATCCGGCCTTGGCAGGTGATCACCGAAGCTTCCCCGCTGCTGATCCTCTTCGTGCTCGCCCTCGCCGTGGTGGTGGAAGCAGTCGACGAACACGTCCTCGGCGGCCTGTTGCGCACTCTCCTGCCGACGACCGCCGGGCTGCCCGAACTGTTCCTCGCCGCAGCGATCGCGGCGGTGCTGGCGAACGTCGTCAACAACCTGCCCGCGACGCTGATCCTGCTGTCCGTCCTGGGCCCGCACCCGAATCAGGGCGTGCTGCTCGCCGTGCTGCTGGGCGTGAACATCGGCCCGAACGCGACGTACCTCGGCTCGCTCGCGACACTCCTGTGGCGCCGTGTCGTGGTACGGCACGGACAGCATCCGCCGGTGGGCGAATTCCTGCGGCTAGGTGCGCTCACGACACCGCTGTCCTTGGCGGCGGCGACGTGCGCATTGTGGCTGGCGCTTTAGCCCCGCGGCGCGATCGTGCTGCCGCGCGACAACGTCGGACCGCAGTCGTCGAGGCCATCGCCGAACCGCTGCGCCTCCACGTTCATCATCGTGACCTGCGCATAGTGCTGAACCGCGGCAAGCTTCGCCGGATCAGTCACCGCGTCCTTGCGGACGAAGTCGCCTTGGCGTTTGCCAGGGCCGGGGTACACCAGGATCGGCACATAGTCGCGGTCGATGCGCGGGTCGATGCTGATCTCGTTGCCGTCCGCCCACGGGCCCCACGAGTGGATGAAGGTCGGCTTCACTGTGTCGAATACGTAGTTGCGCAGGCCGACGAGGTCTTCCTTGTGCGTGAGGTCCGCGATCGGCGCGTTGACCAGGCCGGCCATGTCGACCAGTTCGAGCCGGCTGGTCATCGACGAGCCGCCGAGGTCCGGCAACAGCAGCGACGCCTGCTGCAGGCCGAGCATGTCCGCGTAGGTGTTGAAGCCGCGGCCGAACCGGTCGGCGATCAGGCACGCCGGGACGGTGGGGCTCTTGATGAACTCGTCGGACTGCTGGACGAAGCCGATCGCCGACGGCACCGAGGCGGCCACGAGCACGAGCGCCGCGACCGCGCGCCACTGCACCTTCGCCAGCGAACGCAGCAGTTCGGCGAACGCCATGACCCCGCACAGCGTGCCGAGCACCCACACTGGGGTCGCGAAGCGGTACTGCGCCATCCAGTCCGGAACCATCACGCCGTACGCGATGACACCGAGCACGAGCGGCGTGACCAGCCCGATCAGCGGACGCCGCCACGGAGCCTTGACCAGCGCCCAGACGACCACCGCGACCAGCACGAGCGTCAGCGCGATGCCGACGTACTCCACCAGCTGGTTCGGCCGGATGATCGACGCGAAGGTGGGCAGTCCCTGCTTCTTGGCGACCGACGGGTTGGCCAGCAGCCGGTGAAACTCCGTGTAGCGCCAGACGACATAGCCGCCGAACAGCACGGCGAACGCCGCGATGGACACCAGCGCGGACCGGAGGCTGGGCCAGAAACCCTCGCGCTTCACGCCGAACAGCAGGACGATCGGGTACGCGCTGGCGTAGATCAGGCCTTCCGGCCGGGTCAGCGCGGCGGCCGCGACGAGCACGCCGGCGCCGATCGCGACCTTGAACGACAGCGAGTTTTCCTTGCGCAGCGCGGTGAACAGCAGCGCCGCCAACGCGGTGGTGAAGAACGCGAACAGCGAGTTCTCGAGGCCGGAGACCACCCAGATCACGAACGACGGGATCGCCGCCAGCCCGAGGCCGGTGGCCAGCGTGATCGCCCACGCGTGCCTGCGGAACACCTGCCGGGCCACCAGGTGGCACAGCACCAGGATGCCCGCGGCGAAGAACAGGCCGAGCAGCT
Encoded here:
- the sfnG gene encoding dimethylsulfone monooxygenase SfnG, yielding MSAPELSEPLKFAYWVPNVSGGLVTSDIEQRTDWGYEYNRDLAVLAENNGFEYALTQVRYTASYGAAYQHESTGFSLALLLATQRLKVIAAVHPGLWQPGVLAKFIASADVISGGRAAVNVVSGWFKDEFTGLGEPWLEHDERYRRSEEFIRVLKQLWTDDHAEFGGDFYRIHDFDIKPKPVAGPGRPHPEVFQGGNSTAARKLAGSVSDWYFSNGKDFAGFSEQVDEVRGYAAENDHAVRFGLNGFVIARETEAEAREVLREIVAKANVPAVEGFRSAVAQAGKSTSDTKGMWADSEFADLVQYNDGFRTGLIGTPEHIADRAIEYKKRGANLLLLGFLHYLEDVEHFGRAVLPVIREKERVLERGAGVPEPAGI
- a CDS encoding SLC13 family permease; its protein translation is MNGALSLVLLAGTLWFAMARPRGLPEAVFAVPAAGLVLALGLTSPHEAGERVVQMLPTMGFLAAILLVSHLAAAEGVFTWLGAELAEICRGRQPRLLLLTFAAAAIVTAVLSLDATVVLLTPVVLATAAELKLTARPHVYACAHLANSASTLFPVSNLTNLLAFSASGLTFAGFTALMALPWLVTLAVELAAFAWFFRHDLREPVSTRRPEHREAPVFTLIVLAVMLAGFATGQLVHVEPVWIAALTALVLAVKALAERKIRPWQVITEASPLLILFVLALAVVVEAVDEHVLGGLLRTLLPTTAGLPELFLAAAIAAVLANVVNNLPATLILLSVLGPHPNQGVLLAVLLGVNIGPNATYLGSLATLLWRRVVVRHGQHPPVGEFLRLGALTTPLSLAAATCALWLAL